The following proteins are encoded in a genomic region of Oryctolagus cuniculus chromosome 6, mOryCun1.1, whole genome shotgun sequence:
- the MED7 gene encoding mediator of RNA polymerase II transcription subunit 7, with translation MGEPQQVSALPPPPMQYIKEYTDENIQEGLAPKPPPPIKDSYMMFGNQFQCDDLIIRPLESQGIERLHPMQFDHKKELRKLNMSILINFLDLLDILIRSPGSIKREEKLEDLKLLFVHVHHLINEYRPHQARETLRVMMEVQKRQRLETAERFQKHLERVIEMIQNCLASLPDDLPHSEAGIKVKTEPMDADDSNNCTGQSEQQRENSGHRRDQIIEKDAALCVLIDEMNERP, from the coding sequence ATGGGTGAGCCACAGCAAGTGAGTGCACTTCCTCCACCTCCTATGCAGTACATCAAGGAATACACTGATGAAAATATTCAGGAAGGTCTAGCTCCCAAGCCACCCCCTCCAATCAAAGACAGTTATATGATGTTTGGCAACCAGTTCCAATGTGATGATCTTATTATCCGCCCTTTGGAAAGTCAGGGCATCGAAAGGCTTCATCCTATGCAATTTGATCACAAGAAAGAACTGAGGAAACTCAATATGTCTATCCTTATTAATTTCTTGGACCTTTTAGATATCTTGATAAGGAGCCCTGGGAGTATAAAACGAGAAGAGAAGCTGGAAGATCTTAAGCTGCTTTTTGTCCATGTGCATCATCTCATAAATGAATACAGACCCCACCAAGCAAGAGAGACCTTGAGAGTTATGATGGAAGTCCAGAAACGACAGAGGCTTGAAACAGCCGAGAGGTTTCAGAAGCATCTGGAGCGAGTGATTGAGATGATTCAGAATTGCTTGGCCTCTTTGCCTGATGATTTACCCCACTCAGAAGCaggaataaaagtaaaaactgaaccaatggatgctgATGATAGCAACAATTGTACTGGACAGAGTGAGCAGCAAAGAGAAAATTCAGGTCATCGAAGGGACCAGATTATAGAAAAAGATGCTGCCTTGTGTGTCCTAATtgatgaaatgaatgaaagaccGTGA